A region from the Agrococcus sp. SL85 genome encodes:
- a CDS encoding saccharopine dehydrogenase family protein has protein sequence MRILLVGAGGVGGAFAAIAARRDFYEAIVIADYDLARAERAAAVDERFRAAQVDASDPASVAALCREHGITHVMNAVDPRFVMPIFDGALEAGAGYLDMAMSLSTRHPEEPYAKVGVKLGDAQFAKAAEWEAKGQLALVGIGVEPGLSDVLARYASDELFETITELGTRDGANLAVHDDEGNEIFAPSFSIWTTIEECLNPPVIWEKGRQDVDGGWFTTEPFSEPEVFDFPAGIGPVECVNVEHEEVLLMPRWLDAERVTFKYGLGADFIGVLKTLHTLGLDRTEKVRVGGVEVSPRDVVAACLPDPATIGPVMTGKTCAGVWVRGTGKDGQPRSTYLYHVVDNAWSMEEYGHQCVVWQTAINPVIALELLATQVWSGTGVLGPEALPAKPFLDKLVEYGSPWGTMEVAEG, from the coding sequence ATGCGGATCCTGCTGGTCGGTGCCGGAGGGGTCGGCGGCGCGTTCGCCGCGATCGCCGCGCGCCGCGACTTCTACGAGGCCATCGTGATCGCCGACTACGACCTCGCGCGCGCCGAGCGCGCCGCGGCGGTCGACGAGCGCTTCCGCGCGGCGCAGGTGGATGCCTCCGACCCCGCCTCGGTCGCGGCGCTGTGCCGCGAGCACGGCATCACCCACGTCATGAACGCCGTCGACCCGCGCTTCGTCATGCCGATCTTCGACGGCGCGCTCGAGGCCGGCGCCGGCTACCTCGACATGGCGATGAGCCTCTCGACCCGCCACCCCGAGGAGCCCTACGCGAAGGTCGGGGTGAAGCTCGGCGACGCGCAGTTCGCGAAGGCCGCCGAGTGGGAGGCGAAGGGGCAGCTCGCGCTCGTCGGCATCGGCGTGGAGCCCGGCCTCTCGGACGTCCTCGCCCGCTACGCCTCCGACGAGCTCTTCGAGACGATCACCGAGCTCGGCACGCGCGACGGCGCGAACCTCGCCGTGCACGACGACGAGGGCAACGAGATCTTCGCCCCCTCGTTCTCGATCTGGACGACGATCGAGGAGTGCCTGAACCCGCCGGTCATCTGGGAGAAGGGCCGCCAGGACGTCGACGGCGGCTGGTTCACGACCGAGCCGTTCAGCGAGCCCGAGGTCTTCGACTTCCCCGCGGGCATCGGGCCGGTCGAGTGCGTCAACGTCGAGCACGAGGAGGTGCTGCTCATGCCGCGCTGGCTCGACGCCGAGCGCGTGACCTTCAAGTACGGCCTCGGCGCCGACTTCATCGGCGTGCTCAAGACCCTGCACACGCTCGGCCTCGACCGCACCGAGAAGGTGCGCGTGGGCGGCGTCGAGGTGTCGCCGCGCGACGTCGTCGCCGCGTGCCTCCCGGACCCGGCGACCATCGGCCCGGTGATGACGGGCAAGACCTGCGCGGGCGTCTGGGTGCGCGGCACGGGCAAGGACGGGCAGCCCCGGTCGACGTACCTCTACCACGTGGTCGACAACGCGTGGTCGATGGAGGAGTACGGTCATCAGTGCGTGGTGTGGCAGACGGCGATCAACCCGGTGATCGCGCTCGAGCTGCTCGCGACGCAGGTGTGGTCGGGCACGGGCGTGCTCGGCCCCGAGGCGCTCCCTGCGAAGCCGTTCCTCGACAAGCTCGTCGAGTACGGCAGCCCATGGGGCACCATGGAGGTCGCGGAGGGCTGA